A window of the Terriglobia bacterium genome harbors these coding sequences:
- a CDS encoding acyl-CoA dehydrogenase, whose protein sequence is MPDVSVQKELGPAPLVALTEDEVLFRDNVRQFADEKIRPLSREMDEKGVFDHGLIEQFFQLGLMGIEIPEQFGGGGGKFFEAILAVEELSRVDASAGVVVDVQNTLVNNAILRWATDEQKKRYLPKLSAETVGAYALSEAGSGSDAFALTTKAELKGSDYVLNGRKLWITNAKEAGLFIIFATVDPAAGYKGITAFLVDKDFSGFTVGKKEDKLGIRASSTCELILEDCKVPKNNVLGEVGKGYKIAIETLNEGRIGIGAQMLGVARGAWEAAAKYAQERKQFGKAIAEFQGVQFQLAQAATEIEAARMMVYNSARMKDTGMNFVKEAAMTKLYSSQVAERVTSLAVEIYGGYGFTKDYPVEKYFRDSKIGKIYEGTSNMQLQTIAKLVLGK, encoded by the coding sequence ATGCCTGATGTCAGCGTTCAAAAGGAACTCGGCCCTGCTCCCCTGGTCGCGCTCACCGAAGACGAGGTTCTGTTCCGTGACAACGTGCGGCAATTCGCCGACGAGAAGATCCGCCCCCTTTCCCGCGAGATGGACGAGAAGGGCGTCTTCGACCACGGCCTCATCGAGCAGTTCTTCCAGCTCGGCCTGATGGGCATCGAGATCCCCGAACAGTTCGGCGGGGGCGGCGGCAAGTTCTTCGAAGCCATCCTCGCCGTCGAAGAGCTCTCCCGTGTGGACGCGTCCGCCGGGGTGGTGGTGGACGTGCAGAACACCCTGGTCAACAACGCCATCCTGCGTTGGGCCACAGACGAGCAGAAGAAGCGCTACCTGCCTAAGTTGTCCGCCGAAACCGTCGGCGCTTACGCGCTGAGTGAGGCCGGTTCCGGCTCGGACGCCTTCGCTCTCACCACCAAGGCGGAGCTCAAGGGAAGCGACTACGTCCTCAACGGCCGCAAGCTGTGGATCACCAACGCCAAGGAAGCCGGCCTGTTCATCATCTTCGCCACTGTCGATCCCGCCGCCGGCTACAAGGGCATCACCGCCTTCCTGGTCGACAAGGACTTCTCCGGCTTCACCGTCGGCAAGAAGGAAGACAAGTTGGGCATCCGCGCTTCCTCCACCTGCGAGCTGATCCTCGAAGACTGCAAGGTGCCGAAGAACAACGTGCTGGGCGAGGTGGGCAAGGGCTACAAGATCGCCATCGAGACCCTGAACGAAGGCCGCATCGGCATCGGCGCCCAGATGCTGGGCGTGGCCCGCGGCGCCTGGGAAGCTGCCGCCAAGTACGCCCAGGAGCGCAAGCAGTTCGGCAAAGCGATTGCCGAATTCCAGGGTGTGCAGTTCCAGCTTGCCCAGGCCGCCACCGAGATCGAGGCCGCCCGCATGATGGTGTATAACTCCGCCCGCATGAAAGACACCGGCATGAATTTCGTGAAGGAAGCGGCCATGACCAAGCTGTACTCCTCGCAGGTCGCCGAACGGGTCACTTCACTCGCCGTCGAGATCTACGGCGGATACGGCTTCACCAAGGACTACCCGGTCGAGAAGTACTTCCGCGACTCGAAGATCGGCAAGATCTACGAGGGCACCAGCAACATGCAGCTCCAGACTATCGCCAAGCTGGTCCTGGGCAAGTGA
- a CDS encoding lipid-binding SYLF domain-containing protein — protein sequence MKKTLTVITVLVLLIPSAFAKDKSEKEQERLKASGEVLQEVLDIPDAIPPDLLNKAECVVVIPSTLKFAIGVGGSYGRGAMSCRTGAAFTGPWSAPAMYALEGANIGLQLGGQATDFVLLVMNAHGVESLLKSKVKLGADASAAAGPKGRDATAATDAFMRAEILSYSRSRGLFAGISLEGSTLRQDNSANRKIYGRKLTAREIVRGGTGVPAGGSALVSTLNRHSPKNLSDPKSLRAEK from the coding sequence ATGAAGAAAACTTTGACTGTGATCACTGTTCTTGTCCTGCTCATTCCGAGTGCGTTCGCCAAGGACAAGAGCGAGAAGGAACAAGAGCGCCTGAAGGCCTCCGGTGAGGTTTTGCAGGAAGTGCTGGACATCCCCGACGCCATTCCGCCCGACCTTCTGAACAAGGCCGAGTGCGTGGTGGTGATCCCCTCCACCCTGAAGTTCGCGATCGGAGTTGGCGGAAGCTACGGGCGCGGCGCGATGAGTTGCCGCACCGGCGCAGCCTTCACCGGTCCCTGGAGTGCGCCGGCTATGTACGCCCTGGAGGGCGCCAATATCGGCCTCCAGCTCGGCGGCCAGGCGACTGACTTCGTGCTGCTCGTAATGAATGCGCACGGCGTCGAGTCGCTGCTGAAGAGCAAGGTCAAGCTGGGTGCGGACGCTTCCGCTGCCGCTGGACCCAAGGGCCGCGACGCCACCGCCGCCACCGACGCTTTCATGCGCGCGGAGATCCTCTCTTACTCGCGCTCGCGCGGACTCTTCGCGGGAATCTCGCTGGAAGGCTCGACTCTGCGCCAGGACAACAGCGCGAACCGGAAGATCTACGGCCGCAAGCTGACGGCGCGCGAGATCGTGCGTGGCGGCACGGGCGTACCTGCCGGCGGCAGCGCCTTGGTTTCCACCCTCAACCGGCATTCACCGAAGAACCTGTCCGATCCCAAGTCGCTGCGCGCCGAAAAGTAA
- a CDS encoding PilZ domain-containing protein yields the protein MSKERRKFPRLDLSDDAYAVDESGQTLGKVRSVGGGGMQIAAASNLVAEQMPAGRRLRIEIIEPKSDVTHTLEVIIRSRRERTIGVEFIGGEIR from the coding sequence ATGTCCAAAGAACGCCGCAAATTCCCGCGCCTTGACCTCTCCGACGACGCCTACGCCGTGGACGAATCCGGGCAGACGCTGGGCAAGGTCCGCAGCGTGGGGGGCGGAGGCATGCAGATCGCGGCCGCCTCGAACCTGGTCGCGGAGCAGATGCCGGCGGGGCGCCGCCTGCGCATCGAGATCATCGAGCCCAAGAGCGACGTGACCCACACGCTGGAGGTCATCATCCGCTCCCGTCGCGAACGTACCATTGGCGTCGAATTCATCGGCGGCGAGATCCGCTGA
- a CDS encoding alpha/beta fold hydrolase, whose protein sequence is MNVADEFVPRTGMRSGHLQTLVTTYLPRENRLPTGEDRLFRVEPDVQVLCHCHWKPERECRLTMVIVHGLEGSAESQYVIGNANKAWAAGWNVVRMNIRNCGGTEKLSATLYHSGLSADVRAIVHALIAEDKLEGVALVGYSMGGNQVLKAAGEWGSEAPPQLKAVAAVSPGMDLDACATLLHEWQNRIYEWHFLSSLKKRMRYKAQLFPGRFDVSRLRGLRSIRDFDDRVTAHYCGFTGAADYYYRASAARVIERVAVPTLIIHALDDPFITITPESKAKILANPNICYVETRHGGHCGFLAAARNGYDGRWAELRIQEFLKELP, encoded by the coding sequence ATGAACGTGGCGGACGAATTCGTTCCCCGGACGGGGATGCGGAGCGGACACCTGCAGACGCTGGTGACGACGTACCTGCCGCGCGAAAACCGGCTGCCCACGGGCGAAGACCGCCTGTTCAGGGTCGAGCCGGACGTACAGGTTCTCTGCCACTGCCACTGGAAGCCGGAGCGGGAGTGCCGGCTGACCATGGTGATCGTGCACGGGCTGGAGGGCTCGGCGGAGTCGCAGTACGTGATCGGCAACGCGAACAAGGCGTGGGCCGCGGGATGGAACGTGGTCCGGATGAACATCCGCAACTGCGGCGGGACCGAGAAGCTGTCGGCGACGCTTTATCATTCGGGGCTGTCGGCGGACGTGCGCGCGATCGTGCATGCGCTGATCGCGGAAGACAAGCTGGAAGGGGTGGCGCTGGTGGGCTACTCGATGGGGGGAAACCAGGTGCTGAAGGCGGCGGGCGAGTGGGGAAGCGAAGCTCCGCCGCAGCTCAAGGCGGTGGCGGCCGTTTCACCCGGGATGGACCTGGACGCCTGCGCCACGCTGCTGCACGAATGGCAGAACCGCATCTACGAATGGCACTTCCTCTCCTCGTTGAAGAAACGCATGCGGTACAAGGCGCAATTGTTTCCGGGGAGGTTCGACGTCTCGCGGCTGCGCGGGTTGCGCAGCATCCGAGACTTCGACGACCGGGTGACGGCGCACTACTGCGGCTTCACCGGCGCCGCCGACTACTACTACCGGGCGAGCGCAGCGCGGGTGATCGAACGGGTCGCTGTTCCCACGCTCATCATCCATGCGCTCGACGATCCGTTCATCACCATCACGCCGGAGAGCAAGGCGAAGATCCTGGCGAATCCGAACATTTGCTACGTCGAGACCAGGCACGGCGGCCATTGCGGCTTTCTGGCGGCGGCGAGGAATGGGTACGACGGCAGGTGGGCGGAGCTAAGAATACAGGAGTTCCTGAAGGAATTGCCGTAA
- a CDS encoding tetratricopeptide repeat protein, with the protein MSARQLAGWEKAGLIAPGEDYSFFELLQLKKLRDLSAKRVRPGVIRESLEAMQKAVSGMENPLLEAGTFSTRGRVAFRHEGTAVEPMSGQFVMDFNRRAVVPTKVRAMRTAETAVEWFAKGIALEEDPGAQLEAIEAYQQAIELDPGHAAAHINLGTLYYNRQNYAQAEAHYRNAVEADSKYALAYFDLGNVLDETGRLQEAIRSYKQALVLAPTYADAHYNLALAYEKLKQPRRALPHWRSYVKLDTSGPWAVHARNQIHRILEDDNLRVVYRRK; encoded by the coding sequence ATGTCGGCGCGCCAACTGGCCGGATGGGAAAAAGCCGGTCTGATCGCGCCCGGCGAAGACTATTCGTTTTTCGAGCTCCTCCAACTGAAGAAACTCCGAGACCTGAGCGCCAAGCGCGTGCGCCCGGGGGTGATTCGCGAGTCCCTTGAGGCTATGCAGAAGGCAGTCAGCGGCATGGAAAACCCCCTGCTGGAGGCTGGCACCTTCTCCACCCGGGGGCGCGTGGCCTTCCGCCATGAGGGTACCGCGGTCGAGCCCATGTCCGGCCAGTTCGTCATGGATTTCAACCGCCGCGCCGTCGTGCCCACCAAGGTCAGGGCCATGCGCACGGCCGAGACCGCGGTCGAATGGTTCGCCAAGGGTATCGCGCTCGAGGAGGACCCCGGGGCACAGCTCGAGGCCATCGAAGCCTACCAGCAGGCCATCGAACTCGATCCTGGGCACGCCGCCGCCCACATCAACCTGGGTACGCTCTACTACAACCGTCAGAACTACGCCCAGGCCGAGGCGCACTACCGCAACGCCGTCGAGGCGGACTCCAAGTACGCCCTGGCCTACTTCGATCTGGGCAACGTGCTCGACGAGACCGGGCGCCTCCAGGAAGCCATCCGCTCCTACAAGCAGGCGCTGGTGCTCGCCCCCACCTACGCCGACGCGCACTACAACCTGGCCCTCGCTTACGAGAAGCTGAAGCAGCCGCGCCGCGCCCTGCCCCATTGGCGCAGCTACGTGAAGCTGGACACCTCCGGCCCCTGGGCCGTGCACGCGCGCAATCAGATCCACCGCATCCTCGAAGACGACAACCTGCGCGTCGTTTACCGCCGCAAGTAG
- a CDS encoding ATP-binding cassette domain-containing protein: MIQFSGAGKRYGHKLLFENLDWLITPQDRVGIVGANGTGKSTLLKILGGLETLDDGALTAAKGITHGYLPQDGLTLSGRSVFAECMSVFSELSAMEEEMEALTRQMSELDHEGAEYAQVADRFQRLEGEFRTRDGYAIEAQVGAVLTGLGFRKEDWTRLTDEFSGGWQMRIALAKLLLQKPNLLLLDEPTNHLDLETRNWLEEYLHDYPHAYVLISHDRYFLDVTVGKIVEIWNKRVHFYPGNYDKYLAQKTQRLESLEAAYRNQRARIEQLEAFINRFRYQATKAKQVQSRIKELEKIERVEVPPGEKTIHFKFPQPKPSGRLVAEFKRVAKSYGAKNVFRDTSFMVERGDRIALVGPNGAGKSTLIKLLAGIEPPSGGEYRLGHNVEADYFAQDQYKELDPERRVLDDIWEQAPHHTQTDLRSLLGCFLFTEDDVFKRIGVLSGGERNRYALARMLLHPANFLLLDEPTNHLDLRAKDVLLEALERYSGTVVFVSHDRYFIDKLATKVFEIGGGEVGVYPGNYEDYRWRKERDAVGQAPPPVILEAKNDGGQPRAAVPHSAKRINPIKRRQMQGRCAELEELIGRAEQGIRECEKALESFVSAEETARQTELLKQRRADLNALMAEWEEVSGVLEAES, encoded by the coding sequence ATGATCCAATTCTCCGGGGCCGGGAAGCGCTACGGCCACAAACTCCTGTTCGAAAACCTGGACTGGCTGATCACGCCGCAGGATCGCGTCGGCATCGTGGGCGCCAACGGCACGGGGAAATCCACGCTGCTGAAGATCCTCGGCGGCCTGGAGACGCTGGACGATGGCGCGCTCACGGCGGCCAAGGGGATCACCCACGGCTATCTGCCGCAGGATGGGCTTACGCTCTCCGGGCGCAGCGTATTCGCGGAGTGCATGTCGGTGTTCTCCGAGCTGAGCGCGATGGAAGAGGAGATGGAGGCGCTGACACGGCAAATGTCGGAGCTGGACCACGAAGGCGCCGAATACGCACAGGTGGCGGACCGCTTCCAGCGATTGGAGGGCGAGTTCCGGACGCGCGACGGCTACGCCATCGAGGCCCAGGTAGGCGCGGTGCTGACCGGGCTTGGGTTCCGCAAGGAAGACTGGACGCGGCTGACCGATGAGTTCTCGGGCGGGTGGCAGATGCGCATCGCGCTGGCCAAGCTCCTGCTGCAAAAGCCGAACCTGTTGCTGCTCGATGAGCCCACGAACCATCTGGATCTGGAGACGCGCAACTGGCTCGAGGAGTACCTGCACGATTACCCACACGCCTACGTGCTCATCTCGCACGACCGATACTTCCTCGACGTCACGGTCGGCAAGATCGTCGAGATCTGGAACAAGCGGGTGCACTTCTATCCCGGCAACTACGACAAGTACCTGGCACAGAAGACGCAGAGGCTGGAGTCGCTGGAAGCGGCGTATCGCAACCAGCGGGCGCGCATCGAGCAGCTGGAGGCGTTCATCAACCGCTTCCGCTACCAGGCGACCAAGGCCAAGCAGGTGCAGAGCCGCATCAAGGAGCTGGAGAAGATCGAGCGCGTCGAGGTGCCGCCGGGGGAGAAGACCATCCACTTCAAGTTCCCGCAGCCCAAGCCGAGCGGAAGGCTGGTGGCGGAGTTCAAGAGGGTTGCCAAGAGCTACGGCGCGAAGAACGTGTTCCGTGACACCAGCTTCATGGTAGAGCGCGGCGACCGCATCGCGCTGGTGGGGCCGAACGGAGCGGGGAAGTCCACCCTCATAAAGCTGCTTGCTGGGATCGAGCCGCCGAGCGGAGGGGAGTACCGGCTGGGGCACAACGTCGAGGCGGACTATTTCGCGCAGGACCAGTACAAGGAACTCGACCCCGAGCGGCGTGTGCTTGACGACATCTGGGAGCAGGCGCCACACCACACGCAGACGGACCTGCGCAGCCTGCTGGGGTGTTTCCTGTTCACCGAGGACGACGTCTTCAAGCGCATCGGGGTGCTGTCGGGCGGCGAGCGCAATCGCTATGCACTCGCTCGAATGCTGCTGCATCCGGCGAACTTCCTGCTGTTGGACGAGCCGACGAACCACCTGGATCTGCGGGCGAAGGACGTGCTCTTGGAAGCACTGGAGAGATATTCGGGGACGGTGGTGTTCGTGTCGCACGACCGCTACTTCATCGACAAGCTGGCGACCAAGGTGTTCGAGATCGGCGGGGGAGAAGTCGGCGTGTATCCGGGAAACTACGAAGACTACCGCTGGCGGAAGGAGCGGGACGCCGTAGGGCAGGCGCCCCCGCCTGTCATCCTGGAGGCGAAAAATGACGGCGGACAGCCGAGGGCGGCTGTCCCACACTCGGCGAAGCGCATCAACCCCATCAAGCGACGGCAGATGCAGGGGCGATGCGCCGAGTTGGAGGAGCTGATCGGGCGCGCGGAGCAGGGGATCCGCGAGTGCGAGAAGGCGCTGGAGTCTTTCGTCAGCGCAGAGGAGACGGCGCGGCAAACGGAGCTGCTGAAGCAACGCCGGGCGGACCTTAATGCGCTGATGGCAGAGTGGGAAGAGGTGTCGGGGGTACTGGAAGCGGAATCGTAA
- a CDS encoding zinc ribbon domain-containing protein has product MPIFEYLCKGCGKRFEAIVMGSNQAECPSCHGKKLEQQLSVFAVAGGKTQSAPSFDSAPSPCGSCGHPGGPGSCSFEN; this is encoded by the coding sequence ATGCCTATTTTCGAGTATCTCTGCAAGGGTTGCGGCAAGAGATTCGAAGCCATCGTCATGGGATCGAACCAGGCCGAGTGCCCGTCGTGCCACGGCAAGAAGCTGGAGCAGCAACTTTCTGTCTTCGCTGTGGCCGGAGGCAAGACCCAGAGCGCGCCTTCATTCGATTCTGCGCCCTCGCCTTGCGGTTCCTGCGGCCATCCCGGCGGGCCTGGCTCCTGTTCCTTCGAGAACTGA